One Corythoichthys intestinalis isolate RoL2023-P3 chromosome 9, ASM3026506v1, whole genome shotgun sequence DNA window includes the following coding sequences:
- the si:dkey-19e4.5 gene encoding UBA_like_SF and PTH2 domain-containing protein produces MESSNQPRLSDYADQDVNPVFLQQLQDMGIPEEEAKQALLRTMNVSADEAINYYFNKLKNEEEDEDLMYKMVFVVNIDLAMGVGKVAAQVGHAAVALYQTLQENNGWREMARKWDHSGAKKIVLRGTDVAHLLELQAHAMSLCLPTYLVQDAGLTQVASGSYTVLAIMGEDNMVNIVTGRLKLL; encoded by the exons ATGGAGTCATCAAACCAACCAAGACTGTCAGATTATGCAGATCAGGATGTTAATCCTGTTTTTCTTCAGCAACTCCAGGACATGGGTATTCCAGAAGAGGAAGCTAAACAG GCGCTCCTGCGAACAATGAATGTTTCTGCTGATGAGGCGATCAACTACTACTTCAACAAACTGAAGAACGAG gaggaagatgaggaTCTCATGTACAAAATGGTGTTTGTGGTCAACATAGACCTTGCTATGGGGGTTGGAAAG GTCGCTGCTCAAGTTGGACATGCTGCTGTTGCTTTGTACCAGACTCTGCAGGAGAACAACGGCTGGAGAGAGATGGCCAGGAAGTGGGACCACAGTGG GGCCAAGAAAATTGTACTGCGGGGTACCGATGTGGCCCATCTTTTAGAGCTGCAGGCCCATGCCATGAGCCTTTGTCTGCCCACTTACTTGGTCCAGGATGCTGGACTTACACAG GTGGCCTCTGGTTCCTATACTGTTCTGGCTATCATGGGTGAGGATAATATGGTGAACATTGTCACTGGGCGTCTGAAGCTGCTCTGA